AACAGGTACAACCAGGACAACAAGATATGATAGCGGAACCTGGAAGCGTAAATGACAAACCAAATGGCAGCTACTATTATGACAAACGTAGCGACCCAATGGAGCGAATAAATCATGTTGGCAATGGATTCACTCTTAATTAAGTACTCCATTGCAGGTATATCCAAGAGAACATTGCTGGCACGACTATGTTTAAAGAAAGCACCCAAAATGACTTGAAGAACGTATACACTATAGCCGATCAGGAAAGCACGGTAGCTTTGAGATACAGACGACCAGCGATCTCGATCCAACTCGACTGGTTTGTTGTTCAAACTGTAGCTGAGCAGTACAAGAATGACCAACAGCATTTGGCTGAACGTTACATCAAATGTCGTGAAGCCGGGAGGTGTTCCCAAGAGCACGTTCAAACCACCAACCATGGATTGGAAAAGCAGCAGAATGATACTCAGGATAGCCAATACGAATACAGGCTTATGCTTACGGTATTTGATGATAGCACCGATTGCATTGATTCCAGTCAATACAACAAGAAGTGGAACCATTAAACGGTGGGAATACTCGATGATGACATGATAATCCGTAATATCAGGAATAATTTGTCCATTACATACAGGCCACGTACTTCCGCACGCATCCCCGGAATCGGTTGCGACGACAAGGTTCCCGAGAATTAGTGCGAGAAACGTGACGATGGTAGTTAAAATTGAAAATTTCTTCATCGTCTTACCCTTTCTCTATTTAGATGTTAATTATAAAAACATGAAGTTCCAAAATAAATCATATCACGAATTAGAATTAATAGAGAAAGGAAATCCTATACGTTTCTCATGAACTTTTTGTGAACAACCTAAATCCACCTACTTCTTCGAGGTTGGCCATTAAAAGAATGGACGATCATAAAACAAAAAAAACCGGGAAGGTCCATTCCTCCCCGGTTTCCATCAGACCGTAACTGCTGCTTGTTGTTTGCGCGCTTCCGCCTGGGCTTGTTTGATAAGACAGCGGCCCTTTCCGTGCGGGATACACATCGGTGTGCCGAACAACGGATCTTCTCTGACATCACACGTCATCTCAAATACGTGCTGCATCATTTCACAGGAAACGACTTCTTCCGGCTTTCCTTGAGAATACACCGTTTTATCTTTGACAGCGATGATATGGTCGGCATAACGACAGGCAAGGTTGATATCATGGAGCACCATGACGACCGTCCGGCCTTTATCCTGATTCAAGTCGAACAGCAGATCTAAAATCTCAATCTGGTGAGTCATATCCAGATAGGTAGTCGGTTCATCAAGCAGAAGCGTATCGGTGTCTTGAGCCAATGTCATGGCAATCCACGCACGCTGCCGTTGTCCACCGGAAAGAGAATCGACGGTACGATCCTTCAATTCCGTTAAATTCGTATCTTCTAATGCCGTCATCACTGCATGTTCATCGTCTTTCGACCAACGCTTTCCGAAGCCCTGGTATGGATAGCGGCCCTGTTTAACAAGCTGATACACAGTCAAACCTTCCGGAGTCGTTGGACTTTGCGGAAGAATCGCCATCTTCTTGGCAACCTCTTTTGTCCGCATTTTTGCGATATCCTTACTATCAAGGATGACTTCGCCTGATTTCGGTTTCAGTAACCGCGCCATTGACCGGAGCAGAGTGGACTTCCCGCACCCGTTCCCACCGATGAGTACCGTCACTTTTCCTTTAGGGATTTTCACATCCAAAGAATCGATAATGATTGAGTCGCCATATCCTAATGTCAAGTTATTTGCAAACAAGGTATCCATAGTCGATCTCTCCTTTGTTATCACACATTCCAACGCCGTCATCTATATTCAATCATGGAATTCCGAGTTTTCTCTACTTTCTAGTTTATGGGCTCTATCGATTGCTGTCAATGAATTTGAGAATCATTTTCATTACACACTTGAAAATAATATGCAGGATGCCTCTGTGAAAGAACTCTTCTTATCCGAGAAAAAGCGCGCCGTAACCAAGTGCACCTGCAATGACCAACGCAGGGTGGACTTTCCACCGTTCCAAAAGCAGAAAGCTCGCTGCTATCAGAAAAATAGTTTGGAAAAGCCCCGCCCCTTCATAAGAATTCACAAAAAAATCATACGTAATTATTCCGAGCAATACAGCGATCGTCGGTCTCACCAGCATAGTCATCCGCTTTACGCGTGGTGATTCTTTGTATTTATACAAAATTCCAAGCAGTGCGATCATTAGAATCATGGACGGCCCTACTGTGGCTGCAATTCCGATGACGGCACCGAGAACCCCGCCCTGTTCATATCCGATGTAACCTGCCATTTTTGTCGCAATAGGTCCGGGCAATGCATTCCCCATAGCCAATATTTCACTGAACTCCCTAACCTCATACCAACCATAACGATCCACTACTTCATTCTCCACCAAAGGGATGGAAGACGGTCCACCGCCGTATCCTAGAATCCCCGGTATGAAAAAGGCGACAAATATCTTCCAATAGATCATGATGCACCCTCCTTCGATTTTTGCTTCCCTTTACCGGTCAGTGCCGCTACTAACAGAATGGCAATGATAATTCCCGGGTGTACGCCCAGCGGCCGCAAAAGGAGGAGCGTGCCACATGCAAGCAAACCTGTCATTAGATAACCAAGTCCATTTGCTGCTTTCTGTAGAAACTGCCAAGTCAGAACGGCAAGCATCACACCGACAACCGGTATGACCGCCTGGGTCATCCCCTGCACCCATGCTTTGTCTTTAAAAGAAGAAAGCGAAGTCAACAGCACAATCATCAAAACAATGGTGGGGAGAATGGTAGCTAGAATGGCATTGGTCAGCCCCAGCGTTCCTTTTACCCGAAAACCGATATAGCCGGCCATTTTAGTCGCAATGGGTCCAGGCAGCGTATTCGCAAGAGCGAGAAGATCACCAAATTCATCATCATTCATCCATTTATACTTTTCAACGACCTCTTTATGTACGAGCGGTATAGAAGACGGCCCCCCGCCATAGCCGAGGATACCTACTCGGAAGAATGCGAGGAAGATTTGAAGCTGTATTCTCATTTCCCTTCCCCCTTCCCTTTACCAGGCCGCGACAGAACCGTCGGTCCGGGATTCTGTTCCTCCGTATAACGTGCCGGTCTCCGAATCTCTCCAGATGATCTGCCCACGTCCGAACGATGTTCTGTCTTCCATCACTTCTATCTCATGGCCCCGTGCGCGCAATGCCTCCAATGCCTCTAATGGAAAATCACTCTCTACCAGCACATTCCTGCCGGTTTTCCATTGCCAGCGGGGTGCATCAAGAGAGGCTTGGGGGTTCAGGTGGAAATCGATCATATTCATAATGACCTGGACATGCCCCTGCGGCTGCATGAACTCTCCCATGACACCGAACGGCCCCACTGCCTGCCCCTTACATGTCAGGAAACCGGGAATGATCGTGTGGTAACTTCGCTTTCCACCCTCCAGGCAGTTGGGGTGATCGGGGTCAAAAGAGAAATTACGACCGCGATTTTGAAGTGCAATTCCTGTTCCTGGAACGACAAGTCCGGATCCAAATCCGTTATAGTTGCTCTGTATGAAAGAAACCATGTTTCCTTCTTCATCTGCTGTTGCTAAATAAACCGTTCCACCCGTCGATGGATTTCCAGGTGCCGGCAAAGCGGCCTTAGCACCGATTTCTCCTCTTCTACTATCTGCATATGCTTCACTCAGGAGTTCATCAACATCAACTCTCATTGAATGTTTCTCAGCAATATAGTGACCACCGTCTGCAAAGGCAAGCTTCATTGCCTCAATCTGCTTATGGAACGTGCTGCCGCTGTCTCTCTCTTCAAATGAGAATCCGTCCAACAAACGAAGGGCCATCAAAGCGACGATTCCCTGTCCGTTCGGAGGCATCTCCCATACCTCATACCCCCGGTACGGGACAGACACGGGGTCCACCCATTCCGGCTTGTAACCGGAGAGGTCCTCTTTCGTAAGGAAACCACCGCACTGTTCAGAGAATGCCGCTATACGGTCAGCAAGTTCGCCGGTATAAAAATCAGCCCCCTCCGTTTCAGCTATGGCGGCAAGTGTCGCAGCGTGGTCTGTCGACTGCCATGTATCGCCGGCTTTCGGAACCTTTCCTCCCGGTGCAAAGGTATCAAACCAAGAAGAGAATTCTTCCCTCGTCAACTCATGCTTATACCGTTCATATGCCCTGTTCCACAGCTTGCTCACGATGGGAGAGACTGCAAACCCTTCTTTTGCATATGCAATTGCCGGCTCAAGAAGTTCCCGAAATGGAAGCTTTCCGAACTTTTTCGAAAGTTCCACCCACGCCCCGGGAGCACCAGGTACCGTCACAGGCATCCAGCCATATTGCGGCATCTCTTCATACCCAAGAGCTTTCATTTTATTAATCGATATGCCTGAAGGGGCGGGACCGCTCCCGTTCAGCCCGTGCAGTTTTCCATTTATCCAGACTAACGCGAAGGCATCACCGCCGATACCGTTCGATGTCGGTTCGACAACTGTCAAGGCAGCAGCAGATGCGATCGCTGCATCGACAGCGTTCCCCCCTTTCTTCAATATATCCAACCCGATTTGAGCCGCAAGCGGTTGAGATGTTGCCACCATCCCTTTCCTGGCCGTTGTGCTCACACGACGGGATTGATATGGGTAATGCAAGTGATTGATTTTCGCCATTCTTTCCACCCTTTCTTTTTTCTATGAACAGACAGAAAGGAAATGACGGAATTCCGCCATTTCCTGATCAGCTTCCTCTGTAAACCTGATAACCAAACGGTGAGACGAGGAGCGGTACATGGTAATGATCTTCCCCTGCTTCCACTCCGAATCGAACCGGGATCGTTTGCAGGAACGGCTGTCCGTCTACGCCCCTCTCTTTAAAATAGTCCCCTATATGAAAAACAAGTTCATACGTTCCGTCATGCAACGAGCCCTCTTCCACAATTGGAGCATCCAGACGCCCGTCTTCATTCGTATAATCCGTTTTTAAATGAAAGTATTCCCCGTCTCGAATTTCCAGACAGTCAATTTTCACTCGGGATGCGGGTTTCCCATCAGCAAGATTAAGTACATGCGTAGTCAGTGATGCCATCAGTTAAACTCCTTACGTATGCATCCGTGCTTCGGATACGGTAGTTTCTTCGGAACCAAGATCAGCTTTTGTTACGTGGAATACCTGAAAACCATAAGGCGGACGGGGCTCCGTATAGACTTTCCCCTCAGACCCCTCGATTTCCTCTACTACGGCCTCCCACGTCCGGTTCTGGGATTCAAAGGTCACGTCCTTCAGCTGCGGGAAACGTTCGAGAATACGGCAGCCGATCCTGTAGATGAGGTTTTGGATCGATGGTGTCTGGAGTTCGTGAAACACACTGGAAGCAATATCCCTGATTTGTTCGGCGGCAACGTATAATGGAGGTTTCCCACCATAGGCATCTGCAACATTTTCATAACCCCAGTGAATGTTCAGGTAAATGAATAACGGTCGGTTGCTGTCTTCCGGAAGCGTCGTATACTCATCACGAATGTACCCCGTAAATGAATTTCCCTTTACTTTGATCAATTGAAGGTCGGTCAGAGAGCTGCGTTGTTTGTTTATGACCGTTCCACCGTCTGCTGTACGGATAAATTCCGTCGAAGCGGATACCCGCTCATTCCGGGAATGCTTGAAAACGACATCGCTCTTACTCCTGCCGTCAGAAAGGGATCGTGCTGAGGTCTGCTCAAAAGGGATTTCTTCCCCTGACATTTCCACCCGCTCAAAGTGGGGATACCGATCCAGGAAAGCCTTGGCTGCGTAAGCAAGGAATCCCTCCGTCGTTGCTCCTTCGTAGGTGGCAAGGTGCCTTAGAATGAAGTTTTTCATAGAATCCGTCGCGACAACTTTTGAATTATCCCCTTCGGTAAAAGAGGATAAAAATTCCTTCCCTCCGACAGATACGCTTGCATTGAGGCCGTACACGACATTGTCACGGCCACTGAAGTCCGATTCCGGGATTTCCTTTACTCCTTCGAGCGGTTTCATATAGGTGCGGTAAGCAAAGACATCTTTTTTCCCATAATACATTAAGCGGTCATTATCCATTGAATCTCTCCTCTATTCTTCTATTTTGTCTATAAGACGAAAGGAAGCGATCGCATAGACTTCTTCCAGCGCCTTCTGAAATTCCGCTCGTCTGTCATTAGCAACCCGCGTTCGCAATGCGGCGTGAATCTCAGTTTTACGTTTTCCCTTCACCGCAAAAATGAAAGGAAACTGAAAACGCTGCTGATAGATTTCATTCAGATGATGGAAACTCCTGAATTCTTCTTCTGTTAAATCTCTCAGTCCCGCCTCTTCTTGTTCAGAAACAGATTGACTGCTCATTTTAATGTTTGCACCCAAGTCGGGGTGAGAACGGATAAGCTCCAGCTGTTCCGTTTGAGGAGAATCAGCCACGATTCCGACCATTTTCTCATGAAGGTCTTTCAGGGAGGTGAAAGGCCTGAACTTGACTGCTTTCTTCGCCACCCACGGGGAGCTTTCGAACACTCCACCGAGCTCCTGGATAAATTGCTCGTCATTCCAATCATTCAATTCTTGTAATCGGACCATCGCTTCCTCCTCCACCATGCTTTATTTACCTGAATTTTACTTAATATTCTGACAAAAGTCATTATGCAGCATCCACAAGTTTCACACACAATTTTAATCATAGTAACTAAATTCAGGCGCCTCTAGTAAGTGTCTGATTCGTAGTGCAAGTCGAAGACGGATGGTGACCTCTG
This sequence is a window from Bacillus sp. SB49. Protein-coding genes within it:
- a CDS encoding COX15/CtaA family protein is translated as MKKFSILTTIVTFLALILGNLVVATDSGDACGSTWPVCNGQIIPDITDYHVIIEYSHRLMVPLLVVLTGINAIGAIIKYRKHKPVFVLAILSIILLLFQSMVGGLNVLLGTPPGFTTFDVTFSQMLLVILVLLSYSLNNKPVELDRDRWSSVSQSYRAFLIGYSVYVLQVILGAFFKHSRASNVLLDIPAMEYLIKSESIANMIYSLHWVATFVIIVAAIWFVIYASRFRYHILLSWLYLLSIVMNAAVGFVIVITGNVVLASSLHMLISTVTMAIGASILGGYWFKMRKKAAV
- a CDS encoding ABC transporter ATP-binding protein, which gives rise to MDTLFANNLTLGYGDSIIIDSLDVKIPKGKVTVLIGGNGCGKSTLLRSMARLLKPKSGEVILDSKDIAKMRTKEVAKKMAILPQSPTTPEGLTVYQLVKQGRYPYQGFGKRWSKDDEHAVMTALEDTNLTELKDRTVDSLSGGQRQRAWIAMTLAQDTDTLLLDEPTTYLDMTHQIEILDLLFDLNQDKGRTVVMVLHDINLACRYADHIIAVKDKTVYSQGKPEEVVSCEMMQHVFEMTCDVREDPLFGTPMCIPHGKGRCLIKQAQAEARKQQAAVTV
- a CDS encoding chromate transporter translates to MIYWKIFVAFFIPGILGYGGGPSSIPLVENEVVDRYGWYEVREFSEILAMGNALPGPIATKMAGYIGYEQGGVLGAVIGIAATVGPSMILMIALLGILYKYKESPRVKRMTMLVRPTIAVLLGIITYDFFVNSYEGAGLFQTIFLIAASFLLLERWKVHPALVIAGALGYGALFLG
- a CDS encoding chromate transporter translates to MRIQLQIFLAFFRVGILGYGGGPSSIPLVHKEVVEKYKWMNDDEFGDLLALANTLPGPIATKMAGYIGFRVKGTLGLTNAILATILPTIVLMIVLLTSLSSFKDKAWVQGMTQAVIPVVGVMLAVLTWQFLQKAANGLGYLMTGLLACGTLLLLRPLGVHPGIIIAILLVAALTGKGKQKSKEGAS
- a CDS encoding gamma-glutamyltransferase family protein — protein: MAKINHLHYPYQSRRVSTTARKGMVATSQPLAAQIGLDILKKGGNAVDAAIASAAALTVVEPTSNGIGGDAFALVWINGKLHGLNGSGPAPSGISINKMKALGYEEMPQYGWMPVTVPGAPGAWVELSKKFGKLPFRELLEPAIAYAKEGFAVSPIVSKLWNRAYERYKHELTREEFSSWFDTFAPGGKVPKAGDTWQSTDHAATLAAIAETEGADFYTGELADRIAAFSEQCGGFLTKEDLSGYKPEWVDPVSVPYRGYEVWEMPPNGQGIVALMALRLLDGFSFEERDSGSTFHKQIEAMKLAFADGGHYIAEKHSMRVDVDELLSEAYADSRRGEIGAKAALPAPGNPSTGGTVYLATADEEGNMVSFIQSNYNGFGSGLVVPGTGIALQNRGRNFSFDPDHPNCLEGGKRSYHTIIPGFLTCKGQAVGPFGVMGEFMQPQGHVQVIMNMIDFHLNPQASLDAPRWQWKTGRNVLVESDFPLEALEALRARGHEIEVMEDRTSFGRGQIIWRDSETGTLYGGTESRTDGSVAAW
- the uraH gene encoding hydroxyisourate hydrolase; protein product: MASLTTHVLNLADGKPASRVKIDCLEIRDGEYFHLKTDYTNEDGRLDAPIVEEGSLHDGTYELVFHIGDYFKERGVDGQPFLQTIPVRFGVEAGEDHYHVPLLVSPFGYQVYRGS